One genomic window of Clostridia bacterium includes the following:
- a CDS encoding DUF4446 family protein, with protein sequence MNLNQLLPLDPTLAAVGLAGLSLLFSLIAMIWARRRLRQQPASEDASLIRQVERNRQAIDRALQDIHRCQEGIDSCRREIAEDRSQLAALAKKLEKSLKRVGLVRFNAFPEAGGALSFALALLDDHGSGVVILTLHNRDDCRTFIRQVRHGNSEQRLTAEEKQAIEEALAGNH encoded by the coding sequence ATGAACTTAAATCAGCTGTTGCCGTTGGATCCGACCCTGGCGGCGGTGGGGCTGGCGGGTCTAAGTTTGCTTTTTAGCCTAATTGCCATGATATGGGCTCGGCGCCGCCTGCGGCAACAGCCAGCTTCGGAGGACGCTTCCCTCATTCGGCAAGTAGAGCGCAACCGCCAAGCCATTGACCGTGCCCTTCAGGATATTCACCGTTGCCAAGAGGGCATCGACAGCTGCCGCCGGGAGATTGCTGAGGACCGCTCCCAGCTGGCAGCCTTGGCCAAAAAGCTGGAAAAGAGCCTCAAGCGGGTAGGGCTGGTACGCTTCAACGCCTTTCCCGAAGCTGGGGGAGCTTTAAGCTTTGCTTTGGCGCTCCTTGATGACCACGGGAGCGGGGTGGTGATTTTGACCCTGCACAATCGCGACGATTGTCGCACCTTCATTCGCCAGGTCCGCCACGGTAATTCGGAGCAGCGCTTAACCGCCGAGGAAAAGCAAGCCATCGAGGAAGCCCTCGCAGGAAACCATTGA